One genomic window of Vicugna pacos chromosome 18, VicPac4, whole genome shotgun sequence includes the following:
- the SNN gene encoding stannin, which produces MSIMDHSPTTGVVTVIVILIAIAALGALILGCWCYLRLQRISQSEDEESIVGDGETKEPFLLVQYSAKGPCVERKAKLTPGGPEVHG; this is translated from the coding sequence ATGTCTATTATGGACCACAGCCCCACCACGGGCGTGGTCACGGTCATCGTCATCCTCATCGCCATCGCCGCCCTGGGGGCCTTGATCCTGGGCTGCTGGTGCTACCTGCGGCTGCAGCGCATCAGCCAGTCGGAGGACGAGGAGAGCATCGTAGGGGATGGCGAGACCAAGGAGCCCTTCCTGCTGGTGCAGTACTCGGCCAAGGGACCGTGCGTGGAGAGGAAGGCCAAGCTGACCCCCGGCGGCCCGGAAGTCCATGGCTGA